A genomic region of Candidatus Zymogenaceae bacterium contains the following coding sequences:
- a CDS encoding peroxiredoxin, with translation MIQAGEKAPDFCLPDGEEREVCLDSFRGKWVVLYFYPKDNTQGCTLEAVDFTTAKEDFASQGAVIIGVSRDSAKSHTNFAQKHDLDIILLSDPERRVHEQYGVWQLKKMYGKESFGTVRSTFLIDPDGVVRFVWEKVKVADHTSRVLEKLIELKRQ, from the coding sequence ATGATCCAGGCGGGAGAGAAAGCCCCCGATTTCTGTCTACCGGACGGAGAGGAGAGGGAGGTGTGTCTCGACAGCTTCAGGGGAAAGTGGGTGGTGCTCTACTTCTACCCGAAGGACAACACCCAGGGATGCACCCTTGAGGCGGTGGACTTCACGACGGCGAAGGAGGATTTCGCTTCGCAGGGCGCCGTGATCATCGGCGTCAGCAGGGATTCGGCCAAAAGCCACACGAATTTCGCGCAAAAACATGATCTCGACATCATCCTGCTCAGCGACCCGGAGCGCCGGGTGCACGAGCAATACGGGGTCTGGCAGTTGAAGAAGATGTACGGCAAGGAATCCTTCGGCACGGTACGGAGCACATTTTTGATCGATCCCGACGGCGTGGTGAGGTTCGTGTGGGAAAAGGTGAAGGTGGCGGATCACACAAGCCGGGTGCTGGAAAAGCTCATTGAATTAAAGCGGCAATAA